From the Moorena sp. SIOASIH genome, the window ATCAACACAGCTGAAGGCGTACGCACGATCATCAAAAATTGCTGAAATTTCCGACAGTCAACGAATTGGACTGAAAAAGTTATGCCAATTAACCTCATGCCATTAACCTCTCATTATTGATAATTGCCCACTCTTTCAAACTGATCATGCCTCAAAATTTAGGGCATAAGGCAATAGAAAGACCTAGTATACTAGCAATTCCTAACTAGAAGGGTTTATTAGTCATAAGAATCGACGAAAGAATGGATTACGTCCTTTTTCAATTTTACTTCCTGGAAAAGGATGGTTTTCGAGTTGACAGCGACGAAAAGTGGGATTGCTACCTTTAGCAATCTCAACTTCTGGAGCACCATTGCCATAGATTTCGCAGTCTTCTATGGTTCCTAATCCATTGTTTGTAATCAAAATCCCTGGTTTTTTACCATCATAAATACGACAGCTACGGATAGTGGGATTGCTACCTTTACTGATATCAACTCCTGGAGCAGTATTGCCATAGATGTCGCAGTCTTCTATAGTTCCTAATCCATTGTTTGTAATCCAAATTCCGTTTTTTTTACCATCATAAATACGACAGCTACGGATGGTAGGGTTGCCACCTTTAGTGATCCCCACTCCTGGATAAATATTACCATAGATGCCGCAGTATTCTATGGTTCCTAATCCATTGTCTGTAATCAAAATCCCGGTTTGTTTACCATCATAAATCCGGCAGCTACGGATGGTAGTATTGCTACCTTTAGTGATCTTAGCTCCTTGATAAGTATTGCCATAGATATCACAGTCTTCTATAGTTCCTAATCCATTGTCTGTAATCCAAATTCCGGTTTGTTTACCATCATAAATCCGGCAGCTACGGATAGTGGGACTGCTATCTTTAGTGATTTTAACTCCTTGATAAGTATTGCCATAGATATCGCAGTCTTCTATAGTTCCCAATCCCTTATCTGTAATCGAAATTCCATTTTGTTTACCATCATAAATCCGACAGCTACGGATAATGGGATTGCTGCCTGTATCAATATCAACTCCTCCATAAGTATTGCCATAGATTTCACAATCTTCTATGGTGCCTAATCCATTGTCTGTGATCCAAATTCCGGTTTTTTTACTATCGTAAATCCGACAGCTATGGATAGCGGGATTGCTACCTGTATCGATATCAACCCCTCGATAAGTATTGCCATAGATATCACAGTCTTCTATAGTTCCTAATCCATTGTCTGTAATCCAAACTCCGGTTTTTTTACCATCATAAATACGACAGCGACGGATCATGGGATTGCCACCTTTAGTGATCGCCAGTCCTGGATAAGTATTACCATAGATATCGCAGTCTTCTATGGTTCCTAATCCATTGTTTGTAATCAAAATTCCGGTTTGTTTACCATCATAAATACGACAGCTACGGATGGTGGGACTGCTATCTTTAGTGATCTTAACTCCTTGATAAGTATTGCCATATATGTCGCAGTTTTCTATGGTACCTAATCCATTATCTGTAATCCAAATTCCATTTTGTTTACCATCATAAATACGACAGCGACGGATGGTGGGATTGCTACCTGTATCAATATCAACTCCTCCATAAGTATTGCCATAGATACCGCAGTCTTCTATGGTACCTAATCCATTATCTGTAATCAAAATTCCGGTTTGTTTACCATCATAAATACGACAGCTACGGATGGTGGGATTGCTACCTGTATCGATATCGACTCCTCGATAAGTATTGCCATAGATGTCACAGTCTTCTAGGGTTCCTAAT encodes:
- a CDS encoding right-handed parallel beta-helix repeat-containing protein, which gives rise to MTSNLYSKKTVVVAKSDTADYTTIAEAIKNAQPETRILVKPGIYRESIVIDKSLEILGDGKVSDIVIEGTNLNSILMQTDYAIVRGFTLRECTVGVCVPKGQLILEDCDLTAYDCGIVICGSEANPIIRRCCIHDGKGNGIQIKDNGQGVIEDCDIYGNTYSGVKIDKGGNPMIRRCRIYDGKQTGILITDNGLGTLEDCDIYGNTYRGVDIDTGSNPTIRSCRIYDGKQTGILITDNGLGTIEDCGIYGNTYGGVDIDTGSNPTIRRCRIYDGKQNGIWITDNGLGTIENCDIYGNTYQGVKITKDSSPTIRSCRIYDGKQTGILITNNGLGTIEDCDIYGNTYPGLAITKGGNPMIRRCRIYDGKKTGVWITDNGLGTIEDCDIYGNTYRGVDIDTGSNPAIHSCRIYDSKKTGIWITDNGLGTIEDCEIYGNTYGGVDIDTGSNPIIRSCRIYDGKQNGISITDKGLGTIEDCDIYGNTYQGVKITKDSSPTIRSCRIYDGKQTGIWITDNGLGTIEDCDIYGNTYQGAKITKGSNTTIRSCRIYDGKQTGILITDNGLGTIEYCGIYGNIYPGVGITKGGNPTIRSCRIYDGKKNGIWITNNGLGTIEDCDIYGNTAPGVDISKGSNPTIRSCRIYDGKKPGILITNNGLGTIEDCEIYGNGAPEVEIAKGSNPTFRRCQLENHPFPGSKIEKGRNPFFRRFL